From a region of the Coffea arabica cultivar ET-39 chromosome 3e, Coffea Arabica ET-39 HiFi, whole genome shotgun sequence genome:
- the LOC113737058 gene encoding tetrahydroberberine oxidase-like: MKSQFISSYNSPTRLLDFFFLSAILTKKKPLENCKRCSRSINYHQGYCSAFLKLIIRTFPIMETTPSTKVPCIFLCSLVLIFSMPWSTKAQIHERFLRCLHSQNNDSISQVIYTPTNTSYNSVLQSSIQNIRFLSPMERKPLVIVTPLSNFHVQLVVNCAKSNDLQIRVRSGGHDYEGLSYLSYYLQPFVIVDMRNLNRISIDTESKTAWIGAGVGLGELYHAIAEKSPNLGFPAGTCPTVGAGGHISGGGEGTLTRKYGLAADNVIDAKIVNADGAILDRKSMGEDLFWAIRGGGGASFGVILAYRIQLVSVPSIVTVFSVNRSLEQNATKLVHLWQQIGYRLDRDLLIRVFITQARSGGKLTVQAAFQSLYLGTVAKLLPLMQESFPMLGLRKEDCIELSWIESALYFADLPSGSTVDDLVRSTPYPKNYYKNKSDYVVEPISEVALEGLWKRLFEEGAEAGMLILSPSGGRMFEISDSETPYPHRAGNIYQIQHIASWTEEENANSQRYIDWIRRLYKYMAPFVSKCPRAAYLNYRDLDLGTNMEGNTSFAQASVWGMKYFKKNFYRLAHVKQEVDPSNFFRYEQSIPPFLSSIKWRNA; the protein is encoded by the coding sequence ATGAAAAGTCAATTTATCTCATCCTACAACTCGCCTACTAGATTgcttgactttttttttctgtcagCAATCCTTACAAAAAAGAAGCCTTTAGAAAACTGTAAACGCTGTAGCAGGAGTATAAACTATCATCAAGGATACTGTAGTGCATTCTTGAAGTTAATCATAAGAACCTTCCCAATAATGGAGACTACTCCAAGCACCAAAGTTCCATGCATATTTCTTTGTTCATtagttcttattttctcaatgCCATGGAGCACTAAAGCTCAAATTCATGAGAGATTTCTTCGGTGTCTTCATTCTCAGAACAATGACTCAATCTCCCAAGTCATTTATACGCCAACAAACACTTCGTATAATTCTGTTCTGCAATCTTCCATACAGAACATAAGATTTTTATCTCCCATGGAAAGAAAGCCATTGGTCATAGTTACGCCACTGAGCAATTTTCACGTTCAGTTAGTTGTTAATTGTGCAAAATCCAATGACTTACAGATCAGAGTTAGATCAGGAGGCCATGATTACGAGGGTCTTTCTTATCTTTCCTATTATCTCCAGCCATTTGTTATTGTTGATATGAGGAATCTGAATAGAATATCCATCGATACTGAGAGTAAAACCGCCTGGATTGGAGCTGGAGTAGGCCTTGGCGAACTCTATCATGCAATTGCTGAGAAGAGCCCCAATCTTGGCTTTCCGGCAGGTACATGTCCTACCGTAGGAGCAGGTGGACACATTAGTGGGGGAGGAGAAGGCACGTTGACGCGAAAATATGGCCTAGCTGCTGACAATGTCATTGATGCTAAAATTGTGAATGCGGATGGAGCAATTCTTGATAGAAAATCAATGGGAGAGGATCTTTTCTGGGCTATTAGAGGTGGAGGAGGAGCCAGTTTTGGAGTAATTCTTGCGTACAGGATCCAATTGGTATCCGTTCCATCGATAGTTACTGTTTTTTCAGTCAACAGATCTTTAGAACAGAACGCAACCAAGCTTGTCCACCTGTGGCAACAAATTGGATATAGGCTTGATCGAGACTTACTCATCAGAGTTTTTATTACACAGGCGAGGAGTGGTGGAAAATTAACAGTTCAAGCTGCATTTCAATCTTTGTACCTCGGAACAGTTGCCAAGCTTCTACCACTGATGCAAGAAAGCTTCCCTATGCTGGGATTGCGCAAAGAAGACTGCATAGAGTTGAGCTGGATTGAGTCTGCTCTTTATTTTGCTGATCTCCCAAGTGGATCAACTGTAGATGATTTGGTACGCAGCACTCCATATCCCAAAAATTATTACAAAAACAAATCAGACTACGTAGTCGAGCCCATCTCTGAAGTTGCATTGGAAGGATTGTGgaaaagactcttcgaagaagggGCTGAGGCAGGTATGCTTATCCTTTCACCATCTGGTGGAAGGATGTTTGAGATTTCAGACTCTGAAACTCCATATCCACACAGAGCTGGAAACATATACCAGATTCAGCATATCGCTTCTTGGACTGAAGAGGAGAATGCAAACTCACAAAGATACATAGATTGGATCAGGAGGCTTTACAAATACATGGCTCCATTTGTTTCCAAATGTCCCAGAGCTGCATACCTGAATTATAGAGATTTGGACTTGGGAACCAACATGGAAGGCAACACCAGTTTTGCACAAGCTAGTGTCTGGGGTATGAagtattttaagaaaaatttctACAGGTTGGCCCATGTGAAGCAGGAGGTTGATCCAAGCAATTTTTTCAGATATGAGCAGAGCATCCCTCCTTTCTTATCCTCGATTAAATGGAGAAATGCTTAA
- the LOC113737234 gene encoding protein STRICTOSIDINE SYNTHASE-LIKE 11, whose amino-acid sequence MMAFLFLNKKAVWSILCSCTFVFCLLPTAFCSGRLQKLDLPVPGPESYAFDLAGHGPYTGVADGRILKYEGPILGFVEYGYTKENRSKQLCDNIDTTDLAKICGRPLGIGFYYKTGELYTADAGLGLVVVGPEGGPGKQLASGAEGVPFGLPDGLEVDQETGVIYFTEASSRYNISQISQIISTRDASGRLLKYDPQTKKVTVLLRSLAGPAGVAISRDGSYILVTEFLNQRVLKYWLKGTLANTTRVLVNLSGSPDKIKRNSRGDYWIGLNVQSQGPNPTTIIQGQRINGKGHILETITFSPDFNASVITEVQEYKGALYLGSLFVGYVGVYRKFPLTLI is encoded by the exons ATGATGGCATTTctatttctaaataaaaaggctGTTTGGAGTATTCTCTGTTCCTGCACCTTCGTTTTCTGTCTTCTTCCCACAGCATTTTGTTCTGGACGTTTGCAAAAGCTTGATCTACCAGTTCCTGGTCCCGAGTCCTATGCATTCGATTTGGCAGGTCATGGACCTTACACAGGCGTTGCTGATGGAAGAATTCTCAAATATGAAGGACCAATCCTTGGTTTCGTCGAGTATGGATACACGAAAGAGAACAG GTCCAAGCAATTATGTGATAATATTGATACAACAGACCTAGCAAAAATTTGTGGGAGGCCACTTGGTATAGGGTTTTACTACAAGACTGGAGAGCTCTACACAGCAGATGCTGGTCTAGGCCTTGTAGTGGTTGGACCTGAAGGAGGTCCTGGAAAACAACTTGCCTCTGGTGCAGAGGGCGTGCCATTTGGCTTGCCTGATGGCCTTGAAGTTGATCAAGAAACTGGAGTTATATACTTTACGGAAGCAAGCTCCCGCTACAATATCAG TcaaatttcacaaataatttcCACTAGAGACGCATCAGGAAGGTTATTGAAATATGATCCACAAACGAAGAAAGTCACAGTATTGCTCAGAAGTCTTGCAGGGCCAGCAGGGGTGGCAATTAGCAGAGATGGCTCGTATATTCTTGTGACAGAATTTCTGAACCAAAGAGTCTTGAAGTATTGGTTGAAGGGAACCCTTGCAAATACAACACGAGTTCTGGTAAACCTGTCAGGATCGCCAGATAAGATCAAGAGGAACTCTAGAGGCGATTATTGGATTGGATTGAATGTTCAAAGCCAAGGGCCAAATCCCACGACAATAATTCAAGGACAAAGGATAAATGGAAAAGGGCATATATTGGAAACAATAACCTTTAGCCCTGATTTTAATGCTTCAGTGATCACAGAAGTTCAAGAATACAAGGGTGCACTATACTTAGGTTCTCTATTTGTTGGATATGTGGGAGTATACAGGAAATTTCCGTTAACATTGATATGA